A genomic segment from Manduca sexta isolate Smith_Timp_Sample1 chromosome 13, JHU_Msex_v1.0, whole genome shotgun sequence encodes:
- the LOC115444996 gene encoding transient receptor potential channel pyrexia isoform X2, which produces MQVMFNETTKDNIQVVYREGSARWYAGISELAEDAEDDAEAGYISSDESAHGVDLAERLRVKPSKDIWELDEIQYTLRQLPHFEEILSLMDTGHYDEVISYATNTNGGVGLRSAALWACWLGRSTLLTKLLKLGIDPDETDDAGRTCLHLSCLVGSEVCAKVLLDHGAHPNRWDSSTDTKATPLHCAASAKSLACVKVLIAHGADVNAGLSDRSPLHYAVLSDAPEVVKELLEAGACPDTPQVFTETPLHVAASLGSASCTKLLLDAGADVRAAVGPGRSTALHLAAEDGHAECARLLLEHGAHIDWPNFRGQTPLHLATLAQSLEVVEMLVSKCANVRARDADGRTPLHGAIVRGARACDVARLLLSAGADPNAPDNFGYTPLHIAALNEFSACVLLLLDYGGDVTLRTNGGVSALSFIVRRVPDVIPRYLCKFDDAVHVSEHELGDVDCELTIDFRPLVPCLTRGEAELLLAFVEVGRKDVLKHPVAETFLFLKWRRIRKFFVLSFIYHALFITLYSLYILQIFLCEDVTCNVPSYLRPMQYLILLLNLCFMLKEVFQACQDWSAYIRQWENWLQCFIIIGVFLCTIPYWDIDNGVIRTDTTDWQHDVAAITIFFCWLELMMIIGRFPTFGLYVQMFTTVTVNFATFLLAYSCLLIAFGLAFSILFSNYPAFHLPAGLVKTVIMMSGELEYEDIFYSNSSSSQIQYPLTAHGMFLIFVVLVTVILTNLLVGLAVSDIQALQESAGLDRLVRQTELIAHLEGMLFSSLLSCAPKQLLAVLRWGALLTASQMRTLNIRPNDPRESRIPKELISSIYKMVASRKDTKRSIRKNNNYEFRLMKCKDEEDKEQKQDVVKRKSNLYDRYSVESQNVERRKRTTSGSNADKNRPPSLTINAIQEICMVDIKTQLLELTKKVNKLVEITDARLNQIESKLDVQPP; this is translated from the exons ATGCAAGTGATGTTTAATGAAACTACAAAAGACAACATCCAAGTG GTGTACCGGGAAGGCAGTGCGCGATGGTATGCCGGCATAAGTGAGCTGGCCGAGGACGCGGAAGACGACGCCGAGGCTGGCTACATATCCAGCGACGAGTCCGCGCATGGAGTCGATCTCGCAGAACGGCTGAGGGTTAAACCTTCTAAAGACATATGGGAACTAG ACGAGATACAATACACATTACGTCAGCTGCCgcattttgaagaaatattatcgCTGATGGATACCGGCCATTACGACGAGGTTATATCATACGCTACCAATACTAATGGAGGGGTCGGTTTGCGATCGGCAGCGTTGTGGGCTTGCTGGCTCGGCAGGAGCACGCTGCTGACTAAGTTATTGAAACTGGGAATTGATCCTGATGAGACTGATGATGCTGGCAG AACGTGTCTACATTTGAGTTGCTTAGTGGGCAGCGAAGTATGCGCTAAAGTGTTACTCGACCATGGAGCGCACCCGAACAGATGGGATTCTTCTACTGACACAAAAGCGACGCCGCTTCACTGTGCAGCCAGCGCAAAGAGCTTGGCTTGCGTAAAG GTGTTAATCGCTCATGGTGCTGACGTAAACGCCGGTTTAAGCGATCGTTCTCCCTTGCACTATGCAGTACTCAGTGACGCACCGGAAGTAGTGAAGGAATTGTTGGAAGCAGGCGCATGCCCTGATACACCGCAG GTATTCACTGAAACCCCTTTGCATGTAGCAGCATCCCTTGGATCTGCTTCATGTACCAAGTTATTGTTAGACGCTGGCGCAGATGTCCGCGCAGCAGTGGGTCCTGGCCGTTCGACTGCTCTGCATTTGGCGGCGGAAGATGGACATGCAGAATGCGCCCGTTTGCTACTTGAACATGGAGCTCATATAGACTGGCCAAATTTTAGAGGACAAACACCTCTTCATTTAG CGACTTTGGCACAATCGTTGGAAGTGGTGGAAATGCTAGTAAGCAAATGTGCTAATGTAAGAGCACGAGATGCAGACGGACGTACTCCTTTACACGGGGCAATAGTGAGGGGAGCTAGAGCATGCGACGTGGCACGATTACTGCTGTCTGCAGGCGCAGATCCTAATGCTCCAGACAATTTTGGATATACTCCGCTTCACATAGCGGCTCTTAATGAATTTTCTGCTTGCGTGTTGCTACTGTTAG ATTATGGCGGCGATGTGACTCTTCGGACTAACGGTGGTGTGTCAGCGCTATCGTTCATAGTCCGAAGGGTTCCCGATGTGATTCCTCGATATTTGTGCAAGTTCGATGATGCAGTGCATGTCAGCGAACATGAACTGGGCGATGTCGACTGCGAGCTAACGATCGACTTTCGACCACTAGTCCCGTGTTTAACGAGGGGAGAAGCTGAATTGCTCCTGGCTTTTGTGGAA GTGGGTCGAAAAGATGTTCTCAAGCATCCTGTAGCAGAAACTTTCCTTTTCCTAAAATGGCGGCGAATACGAAAATTTTTCGTCTTGAGTTTCATTTACCACGCTTTATTTATAACTCTGTATAGtctttatattttac AAATATTCCTATGCGAGGATGTCACTTGTAATGTGCCTTCGTATTTAAGACCGATGCAATATCTTATTTTACTCCTGAACCTTTGCTTTATGTTGAAGGAAGTGTTTCAAGCGTGCCAAGATTGGTCCGCATATATTCGACAATGGGAAAATTggttacaatgttttattattataggagTGTTTTTGTGTACA atacCTTACTGGGATATTGATAACGGCGTAATAAGGACCGATACGACAGACTGGCAGCACGATGTGGCagctataacaatatttttctgttgGTTAGAGTTAATGATGATTATTGGCCGATTCCCAACGTTTGGACTTTACGTTCAAATGTTTACTACAG tGACTGTCAATTTTGCAACATTCCTCTTAGCGTACAGTTGCCTCCTCATCGCTTTTGGTTTAGCATTCAGCATCCTATTCAGCAATTACCCGGCGTTCCATTTGCCCGCTGGACTAGTGAAGACGGTAATCATGATGTCTGGAGAGCTCGAATACGAGGATATATTCTACAGTAACAGTAGCAGCTCACAGATACAATATCCCCTCACGGCGCATGGGATGTTCTTGATTTTCGTGGTGTTAGTCACTGTTATATTGACAAACTTGCTGGTTGGTTTAGCTGTAAGCGATATTCAg GCCTTACAAGAAAGTGCAGGACTGGATCGCCTGGTGCGACAAACAGAACTAATAGCACATCTTGAAGGAATGCTGTTTAGTTCATTGCTGTCATGTGCCCCGAAACAGTTGCTTGCCGTTCTTCGTTGGGGAGCTCTACTGACTGCCTCACAAATGCGCACGCTTAATATTCGTCCCAATGATCCCAGAGAAAGCAGG ATACCAAAGGAACTGATATCGTCAATATATAAAATGGTGGCGAGTCGAAAAGATACAAAAAGaagtataagaaaaaataacaattacgaATTCAGACTGATGAAATGTAAAGACGAAGAAGATAAAGAGCAAAAGCAGGATGTTGTTAAGAGGAAGAGTAATTTGTATGACAGATATTCAGTTGAAAGTCAGAATGTAGAGAGAAGAAAGAGAACCACGTCAGGTTCTAATGCTGACAAGAATCGACCGCCATCATTAACAATTAATGCTATACAAGAAATATGTATGGTTGACATAAAAACACAACTGCTAGAACTAACGAAGAAAGTCAATAAGCTTGTAGAGATAACAGACGCGAGACTTAACCAGATCGAAAGTAAACTAGATGTACAACCAccataa
- the LOC115444997 gene encoding ubiquinone biosynthesis monooxygenase COQ6, mitochondrial, producing MILNTQKFLLKNLNNTRKLLNIRLLSTVGDEKYKGNYDVIIAGGGMVGCTLACAMAKNPLLSSLKVLLLEGSPDKKFELKPEYSNRVVALSQNTKLLMSSINVWQHVENMRLQPVRHMQVWDACSDAMISFSSSEILDDDVAYIVENDVLLHAVNTELNKTNNKNLDIVYGAKIDSYKLPTSTDRELKSLVKLANGDAYSCQLLIGADGANSAVRRAMGVQYVSWNYKQMGVVATLHLAEETENTTAWQRWLPTGPVALLPLDSKRSSLVWSTWEENAKELLKLPEEQFVDALNDALVSTGLS from the exons atgattttaaatactcagaaatttttactaaaaaactTAAACAACACAAGGAAACTTCTAAACATTAGATTATTGAGCACCGTGGGAgatgaaaaatataaaggaaattaCGACGTGATAATCGCAGGAGGTGGAATGGTCGGCTGTACCTTAGCATGTGCTATGG caAAAAACCCTTTACTATCAAGCTTGAAAGTATTACTATTAGAAGGTAGTCCAGACAAGAAATTTGAATTGAAGCCTGAATACAGCAACAGGGTGGTTGCTTTGAgtcaaaatacaaaattgctTATGTCCTCTATCAATGTGTGGCAGCATGTGGAAAATATGCGACTTCAACCAGTAAGACACATgcag gtGTGGGATGCTTGCTCTGATGCAATGATATCCTTCAGCAGTTCTGAAATCCTAGATGATGATGTAGCATACATAGTTGAAAATGATGTTTTACTACATGCTGTCAACACAGAGTTAAACAAAacgaataataaaaaccttGACATAGTATATGGAGCCAAGATAGACAGCTATAAACTACCAACTAGTACAGACAGAGAACTAAAGAGCTTGGTGAAGTTGGCGAATGGTGATGCATACTCATGTCAATTACTG ATAGGCGCTGATGGTGCTAATTCGGCCGTACGGCGAGCAATGGGAGTACAATACGTCTCGTGGAACTACAAACAAATGGGCGTTGTGGCCACCCTCCACTTGGCCGAG GAAACAGAAAACACGACAGCGTGGCAGCGATGGTTGCCGACAGGACCAGTGGCTCTCTTACCCTTAGATTCAAAACGTAGTTCCTTGGTCTGGTCGACTTGGGAAGAAAACGCTAAAGAACTTCTAAAATTACCCGAAGAACAGTTCGTAGACGCACTTAACGACGCTTTAGTAAGTACCGGTTTATCTTGA
- the LOC115444996 gene encoding transient receptor potential channel pyrexia isoform X1, whose protein sequence is MIRTHAQRSRNVSHGDVPKNEKKKKVYREGSARWYAGISELAEDAEDDAEAGYISSDESAHGVDLAERLRVKPSKDIWELDEIQYTLRQLPHFEEILSLMDTGHYDEVISYATNTNGGVGLRSAALWACWLGRSTLLTKLLKLGIDPDETDDAGRTCLHLSCLVGSEVCAKVLLDHGAHPNRWDSSTDTKATPLHCAASAKSLACVKVLIAHGADVNAGLSDRSPLHYAVLSDAPEVVKELLEAGACPDTPQVFTETPLHVAASLGSASCTKLLLDAGADVRAAVGPGRSTALHLAAEDGHAECARLLLEHGAHIDWPNFRGQTPLHLATLAQSLEVVEMLVSKCANVRARDADGRTPLHGAIVRGARACDVARLLLSAGADPNAPDNFGYTPLHIAALNEFSACVLLLLDYGGDVTLRTNGGVSALSFIVRRVPDVIPRYLCKFDDAVHVSEHELGDVDCELTIDFRPLVPCLTRGEAELLLAFVEVGRKDVLKHPVAETFLFLKWRRIRKFFVLSFIYHALFITLYSLYILQIFLCEDVTCNVPSYLRPMQYLILLLNLCFMLKEVFQACQDWSAYIRQWENWLQCFIIIGVFLCTIPYWDIDNGVIRTDTTDWQHDVAAITIFFCWLELMMIIGRFPTFGLYVQMFTTVTVNFATFLLAYSCLLIAFGLAFSILFSNYPAFHLPAGLVKTVIMMSGELEYEDIFYSNSSSSQIQYPLTAHGMFLIFVVLVTVILTNLLVGLAVSDIQALQESAGLDRLVRQTELIAHLEGMLFSSLLSCAPKQLLAVLRWGALLTASQMRTLNIRPNDPRESRIPKELISSIYKMVASRKDTKRSIRKNNNYEFRLMKCKDEEDKEQKQDVVKRKSNLYDRYSVESQNVERRKRTTSGSNADKNRPPSLTINAIQEICMVDIKTQLLELTKKVNKLVEITDARLNQIESKLDVQPP, encoded by the exons ATGATACGCACACACGCGCAGCGTTCCCGCAATGTTTCTCACGGCGACGTGCCcaaaaatgaaaaaaagaaaaag GTGTACCGGGAAGGCAGTGCGCGATGGTATGCCGGCATAAGTGAGCTGGCCGAGGACGCGGAAGACGACGCCGAGGCTGGCTACATATCCAGCGACGAGTCCGCGCATGGAGTCGATCTCGCAGAACGGCTGAGGGTTAAACCTTCTAAAGACATATGGGAACTAG ACGAGATACAATACACATTACGTCAGCTGCCgcattttgaagaaatattatcgCTGATGGATACCGGCCATTACGACGAGGTTATATCATACGCTACCAATACTAATGGAGGGGTCGGTTTGCGATCGGCAGCGTTGTGGGCTTGCTGGCTCGGCAGGAGCACGCTGCTGACTAAGTTATTGAAACTGGGAATTGATCCTGATGAGACTGATGATGCTGGCAG AACGTGTCTACATTTGAGTTGCTTAGTGGGCAGCGAAGTATGCGCTAAAGTGTTACTCGACCATGGAGCGCACCCGAACAGATGGGATTCTTCTACTGACACAAAAGCGACGCCGCTTCACTGTGCAGCCAGCGCAAAGAGCTTGGCTTGCGTAAAG GTGTTAATCGCTCATGGTGCTGACGTAAACGCCGGTTTAAGCGATCGTTCTCCCTTGCACTATGCAGTACTCAGTGACGCACCGGAAGTAGTGAAGGAATTGTTGGAAGCAGGCGCATGCCCTGATACACCGCAG GTATTCACTGAAACCCCTTTGCATGTAGCAGCATCCCTTGGATCTGCTTCATGTACCAAGTTATTGTTAGACGCTGGCGCAGATGTCCGCGCAGCAGTGGGTCCTGGCCGTTCGACTGCTCTGCATTTGGCGGCGGAAGATGGACATGCAGAATGCGCCCGTTTGCTACTTGAACATGGAGCTCATATAGACTGGCCAAATTTTAGAGGACAAACACCTCTTCATTTAG CGACTTTGGCACAATCGTTGGAAGTGGTGGAAATGCTAGTAAGCAAATGTGCTAATGTAAGAGCACGAGATGCAGACGGACGTACTCCTTTACACGGGGCAATAGTGAGGGGAGCTAGAGCATGCGACGTGGCACGATTACTGCTGTCTGCAGGCGCAGATCCTAATGCTCCAGACAATTTTGGATATACTCCGCTTCACATAGCGGCTCTTAATGAATTTTCTGCTTGCGTGTTGCTACTGTTAG ATTATGGCGGCGATGTGACTCTTCGGACTAACGGTGGTGTGTCAGCGCTATCGTTCATAGTCCGAAGGGTTCCCGATGTGATTCCTCGATATTTGTGCAAGTTCGATGATGCAGTGCATGTCAGCGAACATGAACTGGGCGATGTCGACTGCGAGCTAACGATCGACTTTCGACCACTAGTCCCGTGTTTAACGAGGGGAGAAGCTGAATTGCTCCTGGCTTTTGTGGAA GTGGGTCGAAAAGATGTTCTCAAGCATCCTGTAGCAGAAACTTTCCTTTTCCTAAAATGGCGGCGAATACGAAAATTTTTCGTCTTGAGTTTCATTTACCACGCTTTATTTATAACTCTGTATAGtctttatattttac AAATATTCCTATGCGAGGATGTCACTTGTAATGTGCCTTCGTATTTAAGACCGATGCAATATCTTATTTTACTCCTGAACCTTTGCTTTATGTTGAAGGAAGTGTTTCAAGCGTGCCAAGATTGGTCCGCATATATTCGACAATGGGAAAATTggttacaatgttttattattataggagTGTTTTTGTGTACA atacCTTACTGGGATATTGATAACGGCGTAATAAGGACCGATACGACAGACTGGCAGCACGATGTGGCagctataacaatatttttctgttgGTTAGAGTTAATGATGATTATTGGCCGATTCCCAACGTTTGGACTTTACGTTCAAATGTTTACTACAG tGACTGTCAATTTTGCAACATTCCTCTTAGCGTACAGTTGCCTCCTCATCGCTTTTGGTTTAGCATTCAGCATCCTATTCAGCAATTACCCGGCGTTCCATTTGCCCGCTGGACTAGTGAAGACGGTAATCATGATGTCTGGAGAGCTCGAATACGAGGATATATTCTACAGTAACAGTAGCAGCTCACAGATACAATATCCCCTCACGGCGCATGGGATGTTCTTGATTTTCGTGGTGTTAGTCACTGTTATATTGACAAACTTGCTGGTTGGTTTAGCTGTAAGCGATATTCAg GCCTTACAAGAAAGTGCAGGACTGGATCGCCTGGTGCGACAAACAGAACTAATAGCACATCTTGAAGGAATGCTGTTTAGTTCATTGCTGTCATGTGCCCCGAAACAGTTGCTTGCCGTTCTTCGTTGGGGAGCTCTACTGACTGCCTCACAAATGCGCACGCTTAATATTCGTCCCAATGATCCCAGAGAAAGCAGG ATACCAAAGGAACTGATATCGTCAATATATAAAATGGTGGCGAGTCGAAAAGATACAAAAAGaagtataagaaaaaataacaattacgaATTCAGACTGATGAAATGTAAAGACGAAGAAGATAAAGAGCAAAAGCAGGATGTTGTTAAGAGGAAGAGTAATTTGTATGACAGATATTCAGTTGAAAGTCAGAATGTAGAGAGAAGAAAGAGAACCACGTCAGGTTCTAATGCTGACAAGAATCGACCGCCATCATTAACAATTAATGCTATACAAGAAATATGTATGGTTGACATAAAAACACAACTGCTAGAACTAACGAAGAAAGTCAATAAGCTTGTAGAGATAACAGACGCGAGACTTAACCAGATCGAAAGTAAACTAGATGTACAACCAccataa